The genomic window AGCGCGTCTTCTCGGGCTCGCCGGAAACCAGGTGGTGATCACATCGACGACGGATCGCATCTTCGAGCGCGTCGCAGAATTGCGCGACGCAGGCATCCGAGCGGAAGGGGTGGTCGCCGACCTCACCGATCAGGGCGGCGCGGACGCGGTCGTCGCGTGTGCGCGGGATCTGTTCGGTGGAGTGGACATCCTCGTCAACAACGCCGGGATGACGGCCGTGTCCGACTCGTACGCGCCGCGCGGGATCGGCAGAACGGTCCTCGGCCACTGGCACGCCTCGCTCGATCGGAACCTGACCACGACGTTCCTGATGACCCGCGCCGTGACGGGCCCCATGCAGGCCGCCGGCTACGGGCGCGTGGTCAACGTGTCCTCGGTGTCGGGCCCCGTCGCCGCATACCGGGGCGACGTCGCCTACCACGCGGCGAAGGCCGGGATCGTGGGACTGACGCGCGCGGCGGCGATCGATATGGCCGCGGCCGGCATCACGGTGAACGCTGTCGCTCCGGGGTGGATCGACACGGCATCCGCCTCCGATCAGGAACGGCGTATGGGCGCGGCCACACCCGTCGGCCGATCCGGCACCGCAGACGAGGTGGCGTACGTGATCGCGTTTCTCGCAGGCGAAGGCGCGTCTTACATCACCGGACAGCTCATCACGATCGACGGCGCCAACTCCATCGCCGAGGAGCGCGGTCGATGAGCCCTCCCGGCGGAGGCCTCTCTCATGCGGTGGCATGGGACCCCGGCGTCCGGCAGATGCGAGCCGTCGATCGGTTACGTGCGCAAGAAGGAATCCGCGAGGCACGGCTTCTGCCGTTGAGGTATGCGCGGATGGCATCCTCCCCCTGGGCGTACCTGCGCGGCGCCGCAGCCGTGATGGCCGCTGATCTCGCCGCTGCGCCGCATTCGGGACTCACAGTGCAGATGTGCGGCGACGCGCACATCCTCAATTTCGGGCTGTGGGCCTCGCCGGAGCGGAGCCTGCTGTTCGACGCGCGCGATTTCGACGAAACTCTCCCGGGGCCATTCGAATGGGATCTGAAGCGCCTCGTCGCCAGCGTGCACGTGCTCGCCGACTCGGAGCGACTCGGCGGCACCTGCGGTGAGGATGCCGCATCCGCAGTCCTGACGGGATACCGCAAGGCGATGCGACGGTACGCCCGCATGGGAGAGCTCGACGTCTGGTATGACCAGGTCACGGCCGATGTGCCGCTGAAGGGACTGACCTCGGACTCCGCTCATGCCGCAGCGCGCGCCATAGAGAAGCAGTCGCGCAAGCAGACCCACCACGGCGCGGCGAAGAAGCTGGTCACCGAAGAGAACGGACAGCACAGGATCCTCCTCGAGCCGATGAAGCGGATCGACGAGGGGATGAGCGAGGAAGAGCGCATCCGTGCCTATCGGCAGGTCTATGACACGTACCTCGCCTCCATCCCGCCCCATCTGCGTCGGCTCATCGATCGGTTCACCCGCAGCGACTCGGTCCGGCAGATCGTCGGCGTCGGGAGCGTCGGAATGCGCGTCTGGCTGCATCTTCTGGAGGGTGACAGCGGGCGTCAGCCGCTGTTCCTGCAGGCGAAGCAGGCCGCCGCCTCGGTGTACGAGGAGTTCCTCGGCCCGAGTGAGTTCTCGAACCACGGCGAGCGGGTCGTCGTGGGTCAGCGCCTCATGCAGTCCGCCGCCGACATCTTCCTCGGCCACATGCGCGTCGACGGCATGGACTATTACGTGCGTCAGTACCGCGACATGAAGATCATCCCCAAGGGAGCCGAGATCGCGGCGTACCTGCCTCAGTTCGCCAAGGCCTGCGGTCGCACGCTGGCGAAGGCGCACGCCCGCAGCGGTGACCCCGCGGCGATCGCCGCGTACATCGGACGAGGAGCCGCTTTCGAAGAAGAGATCCTCCGCTTTGCGCGCGCGTACGCGGACCAGACTCATGCGGATCACGCCGAACTCCTCACCGCGATCGCTGCAGGTGAGCTGAAGGCCGAGGAAGGAGTGGGGTGAGATGCCCGCGCACCGTGATCGTCGCAGGCGGAGATGGCCGTGGGTCCTCAGCGGCGTCACCGCGTTGCTCGCGACCGCCGCCGTGATGCTCGCCATCGTCTTCCAGTTCGGGTTGCCCTGGTGGACGGGCGACGCCGACCACAACCACGTCTATGTGTCGTCGGATGGTGCCCATCAGCACTACCAGGTGCACGTCCCCCCGCAGCACGACGGCTCCACTCAGCTGCCGGTGATGATGGCCATTCACGGGTGCGGCATGACGGGATTCGGGTGGAATTCGATGAAGGCATCCACTCAGTTCAACGCCCTCGCCGATCGCGAAGGCTTCATCGTCGTGTATCCGACCCAGCGGCCCTTCGAGAACACGCTCAACTGCTGGAACTCCGCGGATCCGCGCAATCAGATCCGAGGAGCGGGGGAGCCGGCGCTCCTGGCCGGCGTGGCGCAAGAGGTCGTGGAGACCTACGGCGCCGACCCGGACAGGATCCACGTCTCGGGGGCGTCATCGGGTGCGGGGACGGCGGTCATCCTCGGTGTCACCTACCCGGATGTGTTCGCGACAGTCACCTCCGTCGCCGGAGGTGAATACGGACTCGACCGGGTAGATCCCGATGATCCGGACGCCACCCCGCCCACCACCACCGGCCGACTGGCCTGGGAGCAGATGGGCGACAGGGCCCGGCAGGTCCCCCTGCTCATCGTGCAGGGAGGCCGGGACGAGGTCGTGCCGTCTCTCGTCGGCGAACGATTGGTCGAACACTGGATCGCCCTGCACGACCTCGTCGACGACGGTCTGGACAACGACAGCCTCGACCTCGTCGCCGAGACCGTGACACACCCTCCCGCCGGCGAGCAGTACGGCTACGAGCAGACCAGATTGCGCACATCCGAGGGCGACGCGCTCATCGAGTACGTCTTCTCGGAGGAGCTGGCCCACGTGTGGTCCACCCCGGGCAGCGAGGGGATCTTCACCGACGCCGCGGGTCCGGATGCCACTCGCATGGCTTGGAGCTTCGCCGAGCTCCACGACAACCGGTGACGACGGAGCCTCGCTGTCCCCGAAAACCGCACAACCCAAACCTGAAGGAATGATCTGTCATGGCCACTGTCGCTGGGAACATCGTGAAGACGTTGCACGCCAACGGGATCGACCGTGTGTACGGTCTTCCGGGGGATTCGTTGAATGCGTTCACGGATGCGCTTCGCAAGGACGGCACGATCCGATGGCTGCACGTGCGGCACGAGGAGTCTGCGGCGTTCGCAGCGGCTGCGGATGCTGCGCTGACGGGTCAATTGGCAGTCGTCGCGGCATCGTGCGGGCCCGGCAACCTGCACCTCATCAACGGTCTGTTCGACGCCAACCGTTCGCGTGTTCCCGTGCTCGCCATCGCTGCGCACATCCCGACGGCGCAGATCGGCACGGGGTACTTTCAGGAGACGCATCCACAGGAGCTGTTTCGGGAGTGCAGCGTCTACGTCGAGTAC from Microbacterium sp. zg-Y625 includes these protein-coding regions:
- a CDS encoding SDR family NAD(P)-dependent oxidoreductase; protein product: MTTRRQRVAIVTGAGSAHGIGFASARLLGLAGNQVVITSTTDRIFERVAELRDAGIRAEGVVADLTDQGGADAVVACARDLFGGVDILVNNAGMTAVSDSYAPRGIGRTVLGHWHASLDRNLTTTFLMTRAVTGPMQAAGYGRVVNVSSVSGPVAAYRGDVAYHAAKAGIVGLTRAAAIDMAAAGITVNAVAPGWIDTASASDQERRMGAATPVGRSGTADEVAYVIAFLAGEGASYITGQLITIDGANSIAEERGR
- a CDS encoding extracellular catalytic domain type 1 short-chain-length polyhydroxyalkanoate depolymerase gives rise to the protein MPAHRDRRRRRWPWVLSGVTALLATAAVMLAIVFQFGLPWWTGDADHNHVYVSSDGAHQHYQVHVPPQHDGSTQLPVMMAIHGCGMTGFGWNSMKASTQFNALADREGFIVVYPTQRPFENTLNCWNSADPRNQIRGAGEPALLAGVAQEVVETYGADPDRIHVSGASSGAGTAVILGVTYPDVFATVTSVAGGEYGLDRVDPDDPDATPPTTTGRLAWEQMGDRARQVPLLIVQGGRDEVVPSLVGERLVEHWIALHDLVDDGLDNDSLDLVAETVTHPPAGEQYGYEQTRLRTSEGDALIEYVFSEELAHVWSTPGSEGIFTDAAGPDATRMAWSFAELHDNR
- a CDS encoding DUF2252 domain-containing protein, giving the protein MRAVDRLRAQEGIREARLLPLRYARMASSPWAYLRGAAAVMAADLAAAPHSGLTVQMCGDAHILNFGLWASPERSLLFDARDFDETLPGPFEWDLKRLVASVHVLADSERLGGTCGEDAASAVLTGYRKAMRRYARMGELDVWYDQVTADVPLKGLTSDSAHAAARAIEKQSRKQTHHGAAKKLVTEENGQHRILLEPMKRIDEGMSEEERIRAYRQVYDTYLASIPPHLRRLIDRFTRSDSVRQIVGVGSVGMRVWLHLLEGDSGRQPLFLQAKQAAASVYEEFLGPSEFSNHGERVVVGQRLMQSAADIFLGHMRVDGMDYYVRQYRDMKIIPKGAEIAAYLPQFAKACGRTLAKAHARSGDPAAIAAYIGRGAAFEEEILRFARAYADQTHADHAELLTAIAAGELKAEEGVG